AAAGATCAGGGTCTGGATGATCGAGTTATCGCCCAGCAGGCGTGTTTCGGTTTGAACGTGGTAAACGGCGTCGTCGAGGTTGAGCTTGTCGTTGCGGAAGTGCAGTTGGTCCAACATGATCTGCGTCCTCCAACCCACAGAATACTGGTGACTTGCCGGTTCACCTTCATGCGTTTATTATAATATACCACTTCGGTCGGTTTTTCAACCGCCAACCATGTGTTGACCCGTCAACCCGTCAGGTCCCGGACTGATTGTCGAGTGCTATAATACCGCTGTCCCTGCGACCTCCAATCGATGATGGAATTGGCCTGCGGCAACAGAACCTTTGCTATCCCACCATGGACGGCCGGGGAGCTCGTCGAGGCCCCGGGCGTTCCGGCCGTCGACGTCGCCGCGGCGGTCGGCGAGGCCCTGGAGTCACCCCGCGCCGGTCCGCCTCTGCGCGAATCGGCCTCCGGCAAGGCCTCAGCCGTCGTCGTCGTTCCCGACCTGACCCGCAGCGCTCATCTGCCGGCATGGTTGGAGGTCCTGCTGGCGGAGCTGGCCGGTGTTCCCCGGGTCTCGATCCTGGTGGCTCTGGGCCTGCACCGTGAGTTGTCCGCCGGCGAACTCGTCGATCTGTTGGGCGGGCGGATCGCCGCCGACTATCCGGTCGAGCAGTCCCAGGCCGACGGCGCGGGTTTCGTCGAGGTCGGGACGACCTCCCGGGGCACACCCCTCGAGATCCACCCGACCCTGGCACGGGCCGAGCTGAGGATCACCGTCGGTGAAATCGACGGCCACTATTTCGCCGGGTTCTCCGGCGGGCGCAAGGCCGTCGTTCCCGGCTGCGCCTCGCGCCGGACCATCCTGGCCAACCACGGGATGGTCTTGGGGACCGACGGGCGGCGCGCTTCCCTCGTCGGGCTGGGCAGGCTGGAGCAGAACCCCCTGGCCGCCGA
Above is a window of Candidatus Coatesbacteria bacterium DNA encoding:
- a CDS encoding DUF2088 domain-containing protein — translated: MMELACGNRTFAIPPWTAGELVEAPGVPAVDVAAAVGEALESPRAGPPLRESASGKASAVVVVPDLTRSAHLPAWLEVLLAELAGVPRVSILVALGLHRELSAGELVDLLGGRIAADYPVEQSQADGAGFVEVGTTSRGTPLEIHPTLARAELRITVGEIDGHYFAGFSGGRKAVVPGCASRRTILANHGMVLGTDGRRASLVGLGRLEQNPLAADLAEAQRRIGVDFACNLVNNPAGAPAAVFCGEAEASFAAAVSCYRRTHRPESLRRRGLVIASAGGRPADIDLRQSHKALDNACRFLEPDGTLVFLAECTEGTGSLEPWLELGSAAAIHRELLADYAVAGQTAWSVAEKLETCDIVWVGELTVQDFGGLPVRCAPELESALALIERKLLELPHWIIPHARKLLPLGQVVG